TTATTTAATTGATCATTATTATTTGTAATGTTTAATATCCTCAAAGACAAATCTTATGTACAGAAATTATTATCAACCATTTAGTCTTTATTTTTACACACTTTTGTGTGTTTCATTTCTACAAATTGTGTCACTTTGGCTTGAAACGATGCAAGAATAAAAACATTCACAGTTGTGTTGTAAAAACATAAAGCAGACACAAAACACAACACCACAAAAAACATGACAACGCACAACATCAACCACTCTTTGGTGATGTTCGAAAGAGTGATGAGTTGtgtgacatgtttgtgtgtgattgtgtcatgtttcaaacatgtttgtgtgtcatgtttcagacatgttcgtgtgtgattgtgtcatgtttcaggcatgtttgtgtgtgattgtgtcatGTTTCAGTCATGTTTGTGTGAGATTGTGTCATGTTTCAGTCATGTTTGTGTGAGATTGTGtcatgtttcagacatgtttgtgtgAGATTGTTtgatgtttcagacatgtttgtgtgcgattgtgtcatgtttcagacatgtttgtgtatgattgtgtcatgtttcagacatgtttgtgtgtgatgtttcagacatgtttgtgtgAGATTGTTtgatgtttcagacatgtttgtgtatgattgtgtgatgtttcagacatgtttgtgtgtgattgtgtcatGTTTCAGGCATGTTTGTGTCAGATTGTGtgatgtttcagacatgtttgtgtgCGATAGTGtcatgtttcagacatgtttgtgtgcgattgtgtcatgtttcagacatgtttgtgtatgattgtgtgatgtttcagacatgtttgtgtgAGATTGTGTCATGTTGGTGTGGGATTGTGtcatgtttcagacatgtttgtcTGTATGATTGTGtcatgtttcagacatgtttgtgtgtgtgattgtgtcatGCTttagacatgtttgtgtgtgtgattgtgtcatGTCTTAGACATgtttgtgtatgattgtgtgatgtatcagacatgtttgtgtgtgattgtgtcatgtttcagacatgtttgtgtgtgattgtgtcatGTTTCAGACATGTGTGCGTGACGCttcagacatgtttgtgtgtgattgtgtgatgtttcagacatatttgtgtttgtgtgatgtttcagacatgtttgtgtgtgatgtttcagacatgtttgtgtaatgtttcagatatgtttgtgtgtgattTTTCAGACATATTTGTGTGTGATCGTGcgatgtttcagacatgtttctGTGTGATTGTGTCATGTTTTGACATGTTTGTGTATGATGTTTCTGTTTCAGacatgattgtgtgatgtttcagacatgtttgtgtgtgattgtgtcatgtttcagacatgtttgtgtatgattgtgtcatgtttcagacatgtctgtgtgtgattgtgtgatgtttcagacatgtctgtgtgtgcttgtgtcatgtttgtgtgtgatgTTTCAGACACATTTTTGATGTTtcggacatgtttgtgtgtgattgtgtcatgtttgtgtgatggtgtcatgtttcagacatgtttgtgtATGATTGTCTCATGTTTTATACATGTTTGCGTGTGATTGTGTCATGTTtcacacatgtttgtgtgtgtaatggTGTCATGTTTCAGACATaattgtgtgtatgattgtgtaatgtttcagacatgtttgtgtgtgtggttgtATCCTGTGTGTGTGATGGTGTCATGTTTCAGACATGGTTGTGTGTGTGATGGTGtcatgtttcagacatgtttgtgtgtgcttgTGTATGATTGTGTAATGTTTgagacatatgtgtgtgtgttgtttcagacatgtttgtgtgAGATTGTGGGATGTttcagacatccatccatccattttctaccgcttgtcccttttcgggtcgcggtgggtgctggagcctatctcagctgcattcgggcagacaagtctggacaagtcgccacctcatcacagatgttTCAGACATATTTGTGTGTAATGTTTGTGCGACgtttcagacatgtttgtgtgagattgtgtgatgtttcagacttttttttgtgtataatgtttgtgtgatgtttcagacatgtttgtgtgtgatgtttcagacatgcttgtgtgtgattgtgagatgtttcagacatgtttgcgtgcgattgtgtgatgtttcagacatgtttgtgtgtggtgtttgtgtgtgatgtttcagatatgtttgtgtgtgattgtgtgatgtttcagacatgtttgtgtgtggtgtttcagacatgtttgtgtgtggtgTTCCAgatatgtttgtgtgtgatggtgtcatgtttcagacatgtttgtgagtgtgtttgtgtattattGTGTGATGTTTTAGACATGTTTGTGTGGGATTGTGTCATGTTTCAgacctgtttgtgtgtgtgcgtgtgtatgattgtgtgatgtttcagacatgtttgtgtgtgtgattgtgtcatGTTTCAGACTGgtttgtgagtgtgtttgtgtatgattgtgtgatgtttcagacatgtttgtgtgtgtgattgtgtcatgtttcagacatgcttgtgtgtgtgtttgtgtgatgtttcagacatgtttgtgtgtgtgtgtttgtgtgatgtttcagacatgtttgtgtgtgtgtgtttgtgtgatgtttcagacatgtttgtgtgtgtgtttgtgtgtgatgtttcagacatgtttctgtgtggtgtttcagacatgtttgtgtgtgatgtttcagacatgtttgtgtgtgatgtttcagacatgtttctgtgtgatgtttcagacatgtttgtgtgtgatggTGTCATGCttcagacatgtttgtgtgtcggattgtgtcatgtttcagacatgtttgtgtgtgtgattgtgtcatgtttcagactggtttgtgtgtgtgtttgtgtatgattGTGcgatgtttcagacatgtttgtgtgtgtgattgtcatgtttcagacatgtttgtgagtgtgtttgtgtattattgtgtgatgttttagacatgtttgtgtgtgattgtgtcatgtttcagacatgtttgtgtgtgggattgtgtcatgtttcagacctgtttgtgtgtgtgcgtgtgtatgattgtgtgatgtttcagacatgtttgtgtgtgtgattgtgtgatgtttcagacatgtttgtgtgtgtgattgtgtcatGTTTCAGACTGgtttgtgagtgtgtttgtgtatgattgtgtgatgtttcagacatgtttgtgtgtgtgattgtgtgatgtttcagacatgtttgtgtgtgtgattgtgtcatgtttcagacatgcttgtgtgtgtgtttgtgtgatgtttcagacatgtttgtgtgtgtgtgtttgtgtgatgtttcagacatgtttgtgtgtgtgtttgtgtgtgatgtttcagacatgtttctgtgtggtgtttcagacatgtttgtgtgtgatgtttcagacatgtttgtgtgtgatgtttcagacatgtttgtgtgtgatggtgtcatgtttcagacatgtttgtgtgtcggattgtgtcatgtttcagacatgtttgtgtgtgtgattgtgtcatgtttcagactggtttgtgtgtgtgtttgtgtatgattGTGcgatgtttcagacatgtttgtgtgtgtgattgtcatgtttcagacatgtttgtgagtgtgtttgtgtattattgtgtgatgttttagacatgtttgtgtgtgattgtgtcatgtttcagacatgtttgtgtgtgggattgtgtcatgtttcagacctgtttgtgtgtgtgcgtgtgtatgattgtgtgatgtttcagacatgtttgtgtgtgtgattgtgtgatgtttcagacatgtttgtgtgtgtgtgattgtgtcatGTTTCAGACTGgtttgtgagtgtgtttgtgtatgattgtgtgatgtttcagacatgtttgtgtgtgtgattgtgtgatgtttcagacatgtttgtgtgtgtgattgtgtcatgtttcagacatgcttgtgtgtgtgtttgtgtgatgtttcagacatgtttgtgtgtgtgtgtttgtgtgatgtttcagacatgtttgtgtgtgtgtttgtgtgtgatctTTCAGACATGTTTCTGTGTGgtgtttcagacatgtttgtgtgtgatgtttcagacatgtttgtgtgtgatgtTTCAGACATGCTTCTGTGtgatgtttcagacatgtttgtgtgtgatggtgtcatgtttcagacatgtttgtgtgtcggattgtgtcatgtttcagacatgtttgtgtgtgtgattgtgtcatgtttcagactggtttgtgtgtgtgtttgtgtatgattGTGcgatgtttcagacatgtttgtgtgtgtgattgtcatgtttcagacatgtttgtgtgtgtgtttgtgtgatgtttcagatatgtttgtgtgtgtgtttgtgtgatgtttcagacatgtttgtgtgtgtgtttgtgagatgtttcagacatgtttgtgtgcgattgtgtgatgtttcagacatgtttgtgtgtgattgtgtggtgtttcagacatgtttgtgtgtggtgTTCCAgatatgtttgtgtgtgatggtgtcatgtttcagacatgtttgtgagtgtgtttgtgtattattgtgtgatgttttagacatgtttgtgtgtgattgtgtcatgtttcagacatgtttgtgtgtgggattgtgtcatgtttcagacctgtttgtgtgtgtgcgtgtgtatgattgtgtgatgtttcagacatgtttgtgtgtgtgattgtgtcatGTTTCAGACTGgtttgtgagtgtgtttgtgtatgattgtgtgatgtttcagacatgtttgtgtgtgtgattgtgtcatgtttcagacatgcttgtgtgtgtgtttgtgtgatgtttcagacatgtttgtgtgtgtgtgtttgtgtgatgtttcagacatgtttgtgtgtgtgtttgtgtgtgatgtttcagacatgtttctgtgtggtgtttcagacatgtttgtgtgtgatgtttcagacatgtttgtgtgtgatgtttcagacatgtttctgtgtgatgtttcagacatgtttgtgtgtgatggtgtcatgtttcagacatgtttgtgtgtgtgattgtgtcatgtttcagactggtttgtgtgtgtgtttgtgtatgattGTGcgatgtttcagacatgtttgtgtgtgtgattgtcatgtttcagacatgtttgtgtgtgtgtttgtgtgatgtttcagatatgtttgtgtgtgtgtttgtgtgatgtttcagacatgtttgtgtgtgtgatgtttcagacatgtttgtgtgtgtgtttttgtgatgTTTCAGAGAAGTTTGGCATAGTTTCTGCACAGAACGTGGTCCCGCACGTCGCCCCAGCCTCCGTTCTTCACCTGCGTGTTGAGGTGTGCTGCTTCAGAGGCGCCAAGGACCAGAGACGGCGGGAAGAGGCCATCTTTGGCCATCTCCAACACCTCCTCCACCTTCTGTGAGGCCACGTCTGGCTCGACGTCTCCCGTGTGAAGAACCCTGGCGCCCTGAGCGGCGAGCACTTTGAGGGGCTTGGAGAGGCAGCTTCCAGAGAGGTGCTGCAGAGTCCAGTCCCAGTTGTAGTCGTCGTACGTGCAGAAGTCCTTGGCGCAGCCCATCAGCTTGTAGTACACGTCCCTGTCCAGCACCAGGCCCACACTGGTCTTGGTGGACATCCATCCTGTGCTCACGTGGTTGCTAAAGTTGCTCCGGTCTTGGTGGCTCCCCAACGCCAGCAGATCACAGTCCTGGCAGCTGCTTTTCTTCAGCGCCACCATGGCCGTGTGGAAGTGGAACAAGTCCGGCAAGACGTAGTTGTCCTCCTCCAGGAGGAGGACCGAGCCATCGTAGCCCTGCATGACCTTCACCCTCTCCCACACAAAGTGCAGCTTCCACCACCAGTGATGTTTGCGCTGCGTCACGCCGGCCTCTCGGTAATGTCCGTGCACGTCCGGGTGTTCCGCGTTCAGACATCCGCTCCTGCGGGCGTTTTCTCTGCTCGTGTTCCTCCGGCAGTCCCGTGGATCCTGCCCGGGAAACTCCGTGGGAAACAGCTGCGTGCTGAACGGGAAATAAATCTGCAGCACCTTGCAGAAAGTGACGCCTTGCACAATGGCGTGGATTTCCGCCGAGAAGAAGTCGTGGCTGAAGACGAGGAGGAACTTGTGGACCTGAGCTGCTTTCTCCAGGGACTCCACAAGGAGTCGCAGGTGTTGTGGAGCCTCGTGGACCTGCACGACCACCACAAGCTCAGGCTCCGAAGGAAACTTGTGCGCGTTCCCAACAAGCTGCTGGTGATTGGCAGAGTGGATGGACGCCGTCAACTGTGGCAGAGAGCCTCCCACCTCCACCCGCCATCTCTGGAGGCTCCCGTTTGCTCCCTGGCGCTCGGACACCGACAGCGCACGCGTGGACAGCAGAAGAGTCCACACCGCCAAGGAGACGCACACGAGCAGGAAAAGGTTTTTCTTGGCCAACCGAAATCTCATCTTGCCCGAGTTCAAACGTCGAGAGGTCCCATGACACCCTTTGGAACACAACTTTTGCCTTTCATGGGACAACTTTAGGCACGTCCATTCTGTCCTTTGACACCTGCGGGAGACGAAAATACGcggaaattaaattaaaattaaaatacagctcctttaccacatggggtcccccccagggctcaatccttgccccaattttatttgcgctttaccttctcccccttggttctatttttaggaagtacagtattgcatttcatttttatgccgatgattgccagatttattttcccatggcacaaaataacacggttcaaagtcttattgactgcctgcacgacatcaaagtctggctttcagctaacttcctgagcctaaatgaagacaaaacagaagttatgttgttcggtccaagtcgctctccctcccccaacgttgacctcggcactctgaccccgtatctcagcgactctgtcacaaacctgggggtaaagtttgactcagattttaaattcgaaaaacaaatcagcagcgtcgttcaaaaaagcttttatcaattacgccaaatagcgaaagtgaaaccgcttctatcaagacatgatcttgagaaattaatccacgcttttatctcgactcgtcttgattactgtaatgccctgtatgttggcattagccaggcctccctcgcccgcctgcagctcgtgcagaactctgctgctcgtctgctaacacagacccgcagacgtgagcacatcacccctattttagcgtcccttcactggctccctgtgcgttaccgaatacattttaaactccttttatttgtttttaaatgtctaaacaacctcgcgccaacctatctctccgacctccttcagccttactgccccacccgatccttaagatcagccgatcagctgctgttgacgggtccctgacacaaggctgaagcttagaggtgacagagctttcgccgttgctgctcccaagctctggaacgacctacccctgagtgttagacaagcctcctctcttcctgtttttaaatctctcttaaaaacatacttttattccatggcttttaacactgagtgatatccatcctgcaatggcgccccataatacacctgctgtgatcctgtttttatgtttttattaattctattttaattatttattttttatcatgttctgtttgtgttgtgttgtgtttgctcggtactcgttttatcttttaacctgctcattgtacagcactttggctacccctgtggtaaattttaaatgtgctttataaataaagttgatttgatttgatttgatttgatttgaatgagCGAACGTGTCAACGTCGCGTCAAACAGTTGGTCAACTACAACTTACCCTGCGTTACAGTACCGCCATGTCTCGGACAGGAAGCAAGCGGACTCTTTGGTATTATCCACAACAATTTCAAGTATTGTCCACAAAAAAAGTTGTTTGCTGTTGACCAAAAGACGAAGTTTGGGAACATCCGCAGCGCGTTGATGCCGACGTGTACAAGTTGGCCCACAGTCACGAGAGGTGACCAATCATGTTTGTCCTTACTGCTGCGTAACCGGAGACCAGCGGTGGTTCGAGACAAACGTCGATGTTTTCGATACCAATGGTTGGACTGGGCTCCCCCGGTATCAATGCAAATGACTCCATTCATAAACAGTCCGAAATAGGAACGTTCGAAGCAAACTGGTCATTTCAACAAATCACTGCCAACTAAATGAAAGTTACAAAAATACATACATCGAATAAAAGATCATCAAACATGACCAATTAAACTATTTACATTTTCtacccgcttgtcccttttttggggtcgcgggggggtgctggagcctatctcaactgctaTTTCCTCTCAGAAAATCAGGAACAAGTCCAGTAAAATGGATCTGATCAATAATTTGATCAATAACTTTTATGTTTTCACGGGCACGAGCACATTTCATCACGTGGCTGGAGGGCGGGGCTTGGCTCGAAGGAGGCGCGGCTTGAAGGCTTTAAACTCACAGCACAAACACCCCcttgtggtgtaaaagtgtaacatgaattttgttttaaatgaaatacTTGAAATAACGAACTATTTTGAATGACATGAAATATGtttcaaataacatcaaatatgtttaaaataacatcaaatatgtttgaaataacatgaaatatgtttAAAATAACATGACATGTTTAAAATAACATGACATATGTTTAAAATAACATGACATATGTTTAAAATAACATGACGTGTTTGAAATAACATGACATACGTTTAAAATAACATGAAATGTGTTTGAAATAACATGAAATGTGTTTGaaataacatgaaatatgtttGGAATAACATGATATGTttaaaataacattaaatatgtttGAAATAACATGACATATTTAAAATAAcatgaaatatttttaaaataacattaaatacgcggtaggaaatggatggatggatggatggattaaataagtttaaaataacatgaaatatgtttaaaataacatgaaatattttttaaataacattaaatacgtttaaaataacatgtaatatgtttaaaataacatgaaatatgtttAAAATAACATGACATGTTTAAAATAACATGACATACGTTTAAAATAACACGACATGTTCAAAATAACATGACATACGTTTAAAATAACATGAAATGTGTTTGaaataacatgaaatatgtttGGAATAACATGATATGTttaaaataacattaaatatgtttGAAATAACATGACATATTTAAAATAAcatgaaatatttttaaaataacattaaatacgcggtagaaaatggatggatggatggatggattaaataagtttaaaataacatgaaatatgtttaaaataacatgaaatatgtttGGAATAACATGATATGTttaaaataacattaaatatgtttGAAATAACATGACATATTTAAAATAAcatgaaatatttttaaaataacattaaatacgcggtagaaaatggatggatggatggatggattaaataagtttaaaataacatgaaatatgtttaaaataacatgaaatattttttaaataacattaaataagtttaaaataacatgtaatatgtttaaaataacatgaaatatgtttAAAATAACATGAAATGTGTTTGaaataacatgaaatatgtttaaaataacatgaaatatgtttGAAATAACATGACATATGTTTAAAATAACATGACATGTTTAAAATAACATGACATGTGTTTGaaataacatgaaatatgtttaaaataacatgaaatatgtttGAAATAACATGACATGTTAAAAATAACATGACATATGTTTAAAATAACATGACATGTTTAAAATAACATGACATGTGTTTAAAATAACAGGAAATAGGTTTTAAATAACAAGCAATAAGTTTCaaataacatgaaatatgtttGAAATAACATGACATGTTTAaaataacatgaaatatgtttgaaataacatgaaatatgttCAACATGAAATAttaacgttaaagttaaagtgtcaatgattgtcacacacacactaggtgtggcgaaattattctctgcatttgacccatcagtgATATGTTTCAAATAATATGAAATATGTTTCAAATaacatgaaacatgttttcaaatgatgcgatgaggtggcgacttgtccagggtgtaccccgcctttcagctcgaatgcagctgagataggctccagcgacccctcgcggccccaaaagggacaagcggtagaaaatggatgtgatGGATGTTTCGAACAACATGACATATTTCAAATAACATGAAATGTGTTTCAAATAAAATGACATATGTTTAAAATAGCATGACATGTTTAaaagaacatgaaatatgtttaaaataacatgaaatatgattcaaataataacaaatatgtttgaaaaaacatgaaatatgtttaaaataacatgtaatatgtttgaaataacataaaatatgtttaaaataacatgaaatatgtttGAAATAACATGACATATGTTTAAAATAACATGACATGTTTAAAACAACATGAAATATGTCTCAAAGAACATGCAATTGGTTTCAAATAATATGAAATatgttttaaataacattaaatatgtttaaaataacattaaatatgtttaaaataacattaaatatgttcaaaataacatgaaatatgttCAACATGAAATATGTTTCAAATAATTAGAAATTAGTTTCaaataacatgaaatatgtttcaaataacataaaatatgtttaaaataacATGACATGTTTaatggaacattaaatatgtttaaaataacatgaaatatatttaaaataatctGAAATATGTTTCaaataacatgaaatatatttcaaataacattaaatatgtttcaaataatatgaaatatgtttaaaatagcatgaaatatgtttaaaataacatgacatgtttaaaataacatgtaatatgtttcacataacatgaaatatatttcaaataatatacaacaagtttcaaataacatgaaatatgtttgaaataacatgaaatatggtgacttgtccagggtgtaccctgccttctgcccgaatgcagctgagataggctccagcaccacccgcgaccccgaaagagaccagcggtaggaaatggatggatggatgttcaaaatAAAGCTCACCTTCAAAAATGGAAGCATCACATCCAACCAGAATGATGACTGAGCTATTTTCCTTAAtgtaccatttttttaaataaaaatgtgtctaTTTCTATTTTCTATGTAGCTTTATTGCTCAGCTCCTTTCTCCACtacatgtgttattattattcatattattatgattattatagatggatagtactttattgattcctttaggagagttccctcaggaaaattaaaacaattattattattattattaaaattattattattatttgacatGATAGTTCCAAGATGACGATTAGACTCAAAGTGTCACGAGACAAGCGTTGTACTTCAAACTAGTTGGGAAAACGTGATTCATCCATATGTGATCGTTGTCATGATGATTTCTACTACGATCAAtagaaatatgattttttttttttttcactttacaGTGTTGCCAACATGACGAGGGAAGAGAGCTTCAACGTAACAGAAAGTGAAATGACTGctaaaactccacaaacacacaaaaatggtTTTACTGACGTCCAACCATTCgcaggtaaaaaacaaaaaacaaaaaagaaatttccttcattaaaaaaacgatttgcaagaaaAGACAAACAATTtctttcacacaaaaaaaatattctcaagTGAAAAAAATAACTATTTTCCTTCATAAAAGTAAAATGGTGGACAGAAGAGAGGGGGAATTTACAGCTTGTAATTCCTCACTTCTGTCCGCCATTTTACTCCCTACCCTGCTTCTTTTCCTTTGTTATTCATGGTGGATGGCACCATGCGCAAGTAACAGTAACTCTGACGGCCTTGAAGTGACTCAGCAGCACCGCCTGTCCTTGGAGAATGTGAACTACAAGTGCTCTGAGCGCACACGTGTGGATCGCTAAGGGTGGAATATTACTGCCTCTCTAGCGCCCCCATAGGCAGGAACCACTGGGACCATGGAATCATCtataacaggggtcaccaacgcggtcgcccgtaaggaccagatgagtcgtccgctggcctgttctaaaaatagctcaaatagcagcacttaccagtgagctgcctctattttttttcacatttatttatttattatttacttttttttattttactttgcttcttataactttcagaaagacaattttagagaaaaaatacaaccttaaaaatgattttaggatttttaaacacatatacctttttaccttttaaattccttcctcttctttcctgacaatttaaatcaatgttcaagtaaatgtattttttttttatcgtaaagaataataaataaatgttaatttaattcttcattttagcttctgttttttcgacgaagaatatttgtgaactatttcttcaaacttattatgattaaaattcccaaaaattattctggcaaatctagaaaatctgtagaatcaaatttaaatgttgtttcaaagtcttttgaatttttgttctggaaaatctagaagacataatgatttgtctttgttagaaatatagcttggtccaatttgttatatattctaacaaagtgcagattggattttaacctatttaaaacatgtcatcaaaattctacaaTGAATCTTAAtcaggatattgtgatttcacaacaCTGTCTTAgacgtgatcatttgaaaatgttcaatttgaaaaatgtgcacttggagaaaatataaaaataaagtgttgcatattgatatttatctgtttctatatatatttattgtgagaaatcattaagatgatcagtgtttccacaaagataaatataattaattattaataataacatagagttaaaggtaaattgagcaaattggctatttctggcagtttattgaagtgtgtatcaaactggtagcccttcgcattaatcag
This is a stretch of genomic DNA from Nerophis lumbriciformis linkage group LG29, RoL_Nlum_v2.1, whole genome shotgun sequence. It encodes these proteins:
- the LOC133571876 gene encoding alpha-1,6-mannosyl-glycoprotein 2-beta-N-acetylglucosaminyltransferase, with translation MRFRLAKKNLFLLVCVSLAVWTLLLSTRALSVSERQGANGSLQRWRVEVGGSLPQLTASIHSANHQQLVGNAHKFPSEPELVVVVQVHEAPQHLRLLVESLEKAAQVHKFLLVFSHDFFSAEIHAIVQGVTFCKVLQIYFPFSTQLFPTEFPGQDPRDCRRNTSRENARRSGCLNAEHPDVHGHYREAGVTQRKHHWWWKLHFVWERVKVMQGYDGSVLLLEEDNYVLPDLFHFHTAMVALKKSSCQDCDLLALGSHQDRSNFSNHVSTGWMSTKTSVGLVLDRDVYYKLMGCAKDFCTYDDYNWDWTLQHLSGSCLSKPLKVLAAQGARVLHTGDVEPDVASQKVEEVLEMAKDGLFPPSLVLGASEAAHLNTQVKNGGWGDVRDHVLCRNYAKLL